The following coding sequences are from one Alosa alosa isolate M-15738 ecotype Scorff River chromosome 13, AALO_Geno_1.1, whole genome shotgun sequence window:
- the mtf1 gene encoding metal regulatory transcription factor 1 — protein MSENGSLTESAMCFEEVALDKDNKICIYDKDGDDDDNELDPDDRGGLIHPSTSSCMARVYDRTTVLIEQDPIRLDEEGEEDGHCGGDCEDDGMVFLTEGEVEGDDDEEEGDGSLAFMGDPEGMVHGYVHHTISPDQIQFTINPGSTPMPRNIEGATLTLHSECPETKQREVKRYQCTFEGCTRTYSTAGNLRTHQKTHRGEYTFVCNQQGCGKAFLTSYSLKIHVRVHTKEKPFECDVQGCEKAFNTLYRLKAHQRLHTGKTFNCESEGCTKYFTTLSDLRKHIRTHTGEKPFRCDHDGCGKAFAASHHLKTHVRTHTGEKPFFCPSDGCEKTFSSQYSLRSHVRGHDKSGNTFTVNLSHPLSEDANHSLCLSDLSLISTDSELRENLNNTHGLDLSSVTPVRIFELMFQSPDNSVSQDDVQPTDSLVEAFGLDTPSQPAVTDTPALLPAFAQAPSSSSSSSSLATPVLDMSLQPVAESTQQPSSSTPTPPAAQSSTAELQTISALPVASGPQPYVALPPPPLTPATVSAVPASAATVVTTETAPASLAAPPPPPPPVPPPPPTPSATITITPAAGGMLPPGLVVTDQNLQWILSSATNSQSNLEQQGQGPKVEKVFFTTAIPVGGNSGNPVQQIGLSLPVIIIKQEESCQCHCDCRAKSTATSTSSSSPSATNLPSSSSAQKQPTDLPPADPAPAPAPTPVPPPPPPPPPVAPSQCCPAQPDDPSAHAGHSHAAGQPSSLLSATPLPPSSSSTPPPPSSSSSSSTVHSQTFPSASAAGAAPLPSPAAGGLATMDVADFLSLQNAGGSTNMEALLLVPDDFPMGDGGIH, from the exons ATGAGCGAGAATGGCTCCCTCACAGAGTCGGCCATGTGCTTCGAGGAGGTGGCACTGGACAAGGACAACAAGATATGCATCTACGACAAAGACGGGGACGATGACGACAACGAGCTGGACCCTGACGACAGAGGAGGCCTGATTCACCCGTCCACCTCGTCCTGCATGGCTCGCGTCTACGATCGCACTACGGTGCTCATCGAGCAGGACCCGATCCGGCTGGACGAAGAGGGCGAAGAGGATGGCCACTGCGGCGGAGACTGCGAAGACGACGGCATGGTCTTCCTGACCGAGGGGGAAGTGGAGGGCGACGATGACGAGGAAGAAGGGGACGGCTCGTTGGCCTTCATGGGCGACCCCGAGGGCATGGTGCATGGCTACGTGCACCACACCATCTCACCAGACCAGATCCAGTTCACCATCAACCCGGGCTCGACGCCCATGCCACGCAACATAGAGGGAGCCACGCTCACACTGCACTCGGAATGCCCGGAGACCAAGCAGAGAGAG GTGAAGCGGTACCAGTGTACGTTTGAGGGCTGCACGCGGACCTACAGCACGGCAGGGAACCTGCGCACGCACCAGAAGACCCACCGCGGCGAGTACACGTTTGTGTGTAACCAGCAGGGCTGCGGCAAGGCCTTCCTCACCTCCTACAGCCTCAAGATCCACGTGCGCGTGCACACCAAGGAGAAGCCCTTTGAGTGCGACGTGCAGGGCTGCGAGAAGGCCTTCAACACACTCTACAG ACTGAAAGCACACCAGCGCCTGCACACGGGGAAGACGTTCAACTGTGAATCGGAAGGATGCACCAAGTACTTTACCACGCTCAGTGACCTGAGGAAGCACATCCGCACGCACACGGGAGAGAAGCCCTTTCG ttgtGACCATGATGGATGTGGCAAAGCGTTTGCGGCCAGCCACCACCTAAAGACCCACGTAcggacacacacag GCGAGAAGCCTTTCTTCTGTCCTAGTGATGGCTGTGAGAAGACTTTCAGCTCGCAGTACAGCCTGAGGAGTCACGTCCGCGGTCACGATAAAAGTGGCAACACCTTCACCGTCAACCTCAGCCACCCGCTATCTGAA GATGCAAACCATTCGCTGTGCCTCAGTGATTTGAGCCTCATCTCGACGGATTCGGAGCTCCGGGAAAACCTTAACAAT ACCCACGGCCTGGACCTGAGTAGTGTTACCCCAGTGCGGATATTTGAGCTGATGTTTCAGAGCCCAGACAACAGCGTCAGTCAGGATGATGTCCAACCCACAG ATAGCCTAGTGGAGGCGTTTGGCCTGGACACTCCCTCTCAGCCGGCTGTGACAGACACCCCCGCCCTGCTCCCCGCCTTCGCGCAGGccccctcctcgtcctcgtcctcctcgtccCTTGCTACCCCAGTGCTGGACATGTCCCTGCAGCCAGTGGCCGAATCCACGCAGCAGCCTTCTTCCTCGACACCGACGCCACCCGCTGCTCAGAGCTCCACGGCCGAGCTGCAGACCATCTCGGCGCTCCCTGTAGCGTCTGGCCCTCAGCCTTATGTGGCGTTGCCACCGCCACCATTGACCCCCGCCACAGTCTCCGCTGTACCGGCCAGCGCCGCAACCGTTGTCACCACAGAGACGGCGCCGGCCAGTTTGGCTgcaccaccccctcctcctcctcctgtgcctcctcctccacctactCCTTCCGCCACTATCACCATAACGCCCGCAGCAGGTGGCATGCTGCCTCCGGGCCTGGTGGTGACTGACCAGAACCTCCAGTGGATCCTCAGCAGCGCCACCAACTCGCAAAGCAACCTCGAACAGCAG GGGCAGGGTCCTAAAGTGGAGAAAGTCTTCTTCACCACAGCCATACCTGTTGGAGGAAATTCAG GAAACCCTGTTCAGCAGATTGGCCTGAGTCTgccagtcatcatcatcaagcAGGAGGAGTCGTGCCAGTGTCACTGTGACTGCAGAGCTAAAAGCACAGCCACCTCCacgtcctcttcctccccctccgcTACGAACTTGCCATCCTCTTCCTCAGCCCAGAAGCAGCCTACAGACCTTCCGCCGGCTGACCCCGCCCCTgcccccgcccccacccctgtacccccacccccacctccacctccacctgtcGCCCCCTCGCAATGCTGCCCTGCTCAGCCAGACGATCCGTCGGCCCACGCCGGACACTCGCATGCAGCTGGTCAGCCCTCCTCATTATTATCAGCAACGCCGTTACCGccatcatcctcctccacccctcccccaccttcctcctcctcttcctcctccacagtCCACTCGCAGACTTTCCCCAGCGCCAGCGCGGCAGGCGCAGCCCCCCTCCCTTCGCCAGCGGCCGGCGGGCTGGCCACCATGGACGTGGCGGACTTCCTGTCCCTGCAGAACGCCGGGGGCTCGACCAACATGGAGGCCCTGCTGCTGGTGCCAGACGACTTCCCCATGGGCGACGGAGGCATCCACTAG